From the genome of Phyllostomus discolor isolate MPI-MPIP mPhyDis1 chromosome 12, mPhyDis1.pri.v3, whole genome shotgun sequence, one region includes:
- the FOXA3 gene encoding hepatocyte nuclear factor 3-gamma, giving the protein MLGSVKMEAHDLAEWSYYPEAGEVYSPVTPVPTMAPLNSYMTLNPLSSPYSPGGLPASPLPSGPLAPPAPTAPLGPTFPGLGAGGGGGSSSGYGGPGPGPGLVHGREMPKGYRRSLAHAKPPYSYISLITMAIQQAPGKMLTLSEIYQWIMDLFPYYRENQQRWQNSIRHSLSFNDCFIKVARSPDKPGKGSYWALHPSSGNMFENGCYLRRQKRFKLEEKVKKGGGGTSAPRNGAGSAASSATPAATVSSPPQPQPQPPPPEPEAQGGEDVGALDCGSPPSSTPYFTGLELPGELKLDAPYNFNHPFSINNLMSEQTPAPPKLDVGFGGYGAEGGEPGVYYQGLYSRSVLNAS; this is encoded by the exons ATGCTGGGCTCGGTGAAGATGGAGGCTCATGACCTGGCGGAGTGGAGCTACTACCCGGAGGCGGGCGAG GTTTACTCTCCAGTGACCCCAGTGCCCACCATGGCTCCCCTCAACTCCTACATGACCCTGAACCCTCTGAGCTCTCCCTACTCCCCTGGGggactccctgcctccccactgccctcaggaCCCCtggcgcccccagcccccaccgcaCCCCTGGGCCCCACCTTCCCAGGCCTGGGTGCCGGCGGTGGTGGAGGCAGCAGCTCAGGGTAcgggggcccgggcccgggcccggggctGGTGCACGGGAGAGAGATGCCGAAAGGGTACCGGCGGTCCCTGGCGCACGCCAAGCCGCCATATTCCTACATCTCGCTCATCACCATGGCCATCCAGCAGGCGCCGGGCAAGATGCTGACGCTGAGCGAGATCTACCAGTGGATCATGGACCTCTTCCCCTACTACCGGGAGAACCAGCAGCGCTGGCAGAACTCCATTCGCCACTCGCTGTCCTTCAACGACTGCTTCATCAAGGTGGCGCGCTCCCCAGACAAGCCAGGCAAGGGCTCCTACTGGGCCCTGCACCCCAGCTCAGGGAACATGTTTGAGAACGGCTGCTACCTGCGCCGCCAGAAGCGCTTCAAGCTGGAGGAGAAGGTGAAGAAAGGTGGCGGCGGGACCTCCGCCCCCAGGAATGGTGCAGGATCCGCCGCCTCGAGCGCCACCCCGGCTGCCACCGTCTCCTCTCCGCCgcagccgcagccccagcccccaccccccgagcctgaggcccagggtggggaggacGTGGGGGCTCTGGACTGTGGCTCGCCGCCTTCCTCCACACCCTACTTCACTGGCCTGGAGCTCCCGGGGGAGCTGAAGCTGGACGCCCCCTACAACTTCAACCACCCTTTCTCCATCAACAACCTGATGTCGGAACAGACACCAGCACCTCCCAAGCTGGACGTGGGGTTTGGGGGCTACGGGGCAGAGGGCGGGGAGCCTGGGGTCTACTACCAGGGCCTCTATTCCCGCTCTGTGCTGAACGCCTCCTAG
- the IRF2BP1 gene encoding interferon regulatory factor 2-binding protein 1, producing the protein MASVQASRRQWCYLCDLPKMPWAMVWDFSEAVCRGCVNFEGADRIELLIDAARQLKRSHVLPEGRSPGPPALKHQATKDLAAATAQGPQLPPPQAQPQPSGTGSGVSGQDRYDRATSSSRLPLPSPALEYTLGSRLANGLSREDAVVEGARRALLGSMPGLVPPGLLAAAVSGLGSRGLTLAPGLSPRPIFSSDFEKEKQQRNADCLAELNEAMRGRAEEWHGRPKAVREQLLALSACAPFNVRFKKDHGLVGRVFAFDATARPPGYEFELKLFTEYPCGSGNVYAGVLAVARQMFHDALREPGKALASSGFKYLEYERRHGSGEWRQLGELLTDGVRSFREPAPAEALPQQYPEPAPAALCGPPPRAPSRNLAPAARRRKASPEPEGEAAGKMTTEEQQQQQQQRHWVAPGGPYSAETPGVPSPIAALKNVAEALGHSPKDPGGGGGPGRAGGASPAASTAQPAAQHRLVARNGEAEVSPTAGAEAVSGGGGSTGATPGAPLCCTLCRERLEDTHFVQCPSVPGHKFCFPCSREFIKAQGPAGEVYCPSGDKCPLVGSSVPWAFMQGEIATILAGDIKVKKERDP; encoded by the coding sequence ATGGCGTCGGTGCAGGCGTCCCGCCGCCAGTGGTGCTACCTGTGCGATCTGCCCAAGATGCCGTGGGCCATGGTATGGGACTTCAGTGAGGCCGTGTGCCGCGGATGCGTGAACTTTGAGGGCGCGGATCGCATCGAGCTGCTCATCGACGCTGCCCGCCAGCTCAAACGCAGCCACGTGCTCCCCGAGGGCCGCTCGCCGGGACCCCCGGCCCTCAAGCATCAGGCCACCAAGGACCTGGCTGCTGCTACTGCACAGGGGCCCCAGCTGCCACCTCCGCAGGCACAGCCGCAGCCTTCAGGGACTGGCAGCGGTGTCTCGGGCCAGGACCGCTATGACAGGGCCACATCATCCAGccgcctccccctgccctcaCCTGCCCTGGAGTATACCCTGGGGTCCCGCCTGGCCAATGGGCTGAGCCGTGAGGATGCAGTGGTGGAGGGGGCGAGAAGGGCCCTCCTTGGCTCCATGCCTGGCTTGGTGCCCCCCGGGCTACTGGCAGCTGCAGTGTCTGGCCTGGGAAGCCGAGGTCTGACGCTGGCACCCGGCTTGAGTCCTCGTCCGATCTTCAGCTCTGATTTCGAGAAAGAGAAGCAGCAGAGGAATGCAGACTGTCTGGCAGAACTGAATGAGGCCAtgcggggcagggcagaggagtggCATGGGCGCCCCAAAGCAGTGCGGGAACAGCTGCTGGCGCTGTCCGCCTGCGCCCCCTTCAATGTTCGCTTCAAGAAGGATCATGGACTGGTGGGGCGGGTATTCGCCTTCGATGCTACTGCCCGCCCTCCAGGCTACGAGTTTGAGCTGAAGCTCTTCACCGAATATCCCTGTGGTTCTGGCAACGTGTACGCAGGAGTCCTGGCCGTGGCTCGCCAGATGTTTCATGATGCTCTGCGGGAGCCGGGCAAGGCACTGGCCTCATCAGGCTTCAAGTACCTCGAATACGAACGCCGACACGGCTCAGGGGAATGGCGCCAGCTGGGGGAGCTGCTAACCGATGGTGTCCGAAGCTTCCGAGAGCCAGCTCctgctgaggccctgccccagcaGTACCCAGAGCCAGCTCCTGCAGCTCTGTGTGGCCCACCCCCGAGGGCCCCATCCAGGAACCTGGCGCCCGCAGCACGCCGTCGCAAAGCATCCCCTGAGCCTGAGGGTGAGGCAGCTGGGAAGATGACCAccgaggagcagcagcagcagcagcagcagcgacaCTGGGTAGCACCTGGTGGCCCATACTCTGCCGAGACCCCTGGTGTGCCCTCACCCATTGCTGCCCTGAAGAACGTGGCTGAAGCCCTGGGCCACTCCCCCAAGgaccctggtgggggtgggggccctggccGAGCAGGGGGTGCCAGCCCAGCAGCATCCAcggcccagcctgcagcccagcatCGCCTCGTGGCCCGCAATGGTGAGGCTGAAGTCAGCCCCACCGCCGGGGCAGAAGCGGTTAGCGGGGGTGGTGGCAGCACTGGGGCAACCCCTGGGGCCCCCCTGTGCTGTACCCTATGCCGGGAGCGGCTGGAAGACACCCACTTCGTCCAGTGCCCCTCAGTGCCCGGACACAAGTTCTGCTTTCCCTGCTCGCGAGAGTTCATCAAGGCGCAGGGCCCTGCTGGTGAGGTGTACTGCCCCAGTGGAGACAAGTGCCCGCTGGTGGGCTCCTCCGTCCCCTGGGCTTTCATGCAGGGTGAGATCGCCACCATCCTTGCTGGAGACATCAAGGTTAAGAAAGAGCGAGACCCCTAG